A part of Capsicum annuum cultivar UCD-10X-F1 chromosome 6, UCD10Xv1.1, whole genome shotgun sequence genomic DNA contains:
- the LOC107872833 gene encoding cytochrome b561, DM13 and DOMON domain-containing protein At5g54830, giving the protein MEVFKLIIIGIFGHLIRFTVSDPGSDSGCPKTHSASLMNFTYQFSMAQHQLRGVLNVIDDCSFKVSQFDMLEGSDVRWWGAVGDNLENLTKGFVISEDKLNKTYKSDGFVVKLMNNVTWDDLNVLAVWDVPMASDFGHVVLRNLTNGTEFLAPLESWINGSVIMGSGMPTMFNNCKVLADNYRVRWSLNEEEDVIEIGLEAAIGFLSYMAFGWANPSASSSFMMGGDVTVTGFKEDLSPFADDYFITKYSECMISKDGKVEGVCPDSIYEGSDPVGLVNNTRLVYGHRKDGVSFIRFKKPLKSIDTKYDLQVNQNATMRVIWALGLIKPPDSLSPFYLPQNHGGSFGHLTLNVSEHVNDCLGPLDAEDKQDQDLVIADKKGPLVVSTGPAVFYPNPPNPSKVLYINKKEAPLLRVERGVQVKFSIQAGHDVAFYITSDPLGGNATSRNMSETIYFGGPEAQGVQATPTELVWAPDRNTPDLVYYQSLYAQKMGWKVQVVDAGLPDMYNSSVVLDDQQVTFFWTLAENSISIAARGEKKSGYLALGFGRGMVNSYAYVGWVDDTGKGKVSTYWIDGRDASNIHPTNESLTHVRCKSENGIITMEFTRPLRPSCDLDDKPECNNIVDPTTPLKVIWAMGAQWSDDHLSVRNMHSVTSSRPIRVLLMRGSAEAEEDLRPVLAVHGFMMFLAWGILLPGGILAARYLKHVKGDGWFQIHVYLQYSGLSIVFLGFLFAVAELRGLSFSSLHVKFGMLAVVLAIAQPINAYLRPKKPGAGEEVSSKRRLWEYAHVIVGRGAIVVGIAALITGMKHLGERYDEEVNKLMWALILWILAGALTAIYLEYRERKRRRDRLSGRSNWVLGSGEEEDIDLLSPSQVRADKDSGSSDRMEVQLEPISR; this is encoded by the coding sequence ATGGAGGTTTTTAAACTAATTATAATCGGAATTTTTGGTCATTTGATTCGATTTACCGTTTCTGATCCGGGTTCGGATTCGGGTTGTCCGAAAACCCATAGTGCATCTCTGATGAACTTCACTTACCAATTTTCAATGGCACAGCATCAATTACGAGGTGTACTCAATGTAATTGATGATTGTTCGTTTAAGGTTAGTCAATTTGATATGCTAGAAGGTTCTGATGTGCGTTGGTGGGGTGCAGTTGGTGATAATTTGGAAAACCTTACAAAGGGTTTTGTGATTTCTGAGGACAAGTTGAATAAGACTTATAAGAGTGATGGGTTTGTTGTGAAATTGATGAACAATGTTACGTGGGATGATTTGAATGTTTTGGCAGTTTGGGATGTACCGATGGCTTCGGATTTTGGGCATGTTGTTTTGAGGAATTTGACTAATGGGACGGAGTTTTTAGCCCCATTGGAGAGTTGGATTAATGGGAGTGTGATTATGGGGAGTGGAATGCCTACAATGTTTAATAATTGTAAGGTGTTAGCGGATAATTATAGGGTTAGGTGGAGTTTGAATGAGGAAGAGGATGTTATTGAGATTGGATTAGAAGCAGCTATAGGTTTTTTGAGTTATATGGCGTTTGGATGGGCGAATCCGAGTGCTTCGAGTAGTTTTATGATGGGTGGTGATGTTACTGTCACGGGGTTTAAGGAGGATTTATCGCCTTTTGctgatgattattttattaccaAGTATAGTGAGTGTATGATTAGTAAGGATGGGAAAGTTGAGGGGGTTTGTCCTGATAGTATATATGAAGGATCTGATCCGGTTGGGTTAGTGAATAATACGAGGTTGGTTTATGGGCATAGGAAGGATGGTGTATCGTTTATTAGGTTTAAGAAGCCGTTGAAGTCTATTGATACGAAGTATGATTTGCAAGTGAATCAAAACGCTACAATGAGAGTGATATGGGCTTTAGGTTTGATAAAACCTCCGGATAGTCTTAGCCCTTTTTATCTTCCACAAAACCATGGTGGTAGTTTTGGGCACTTGACTCTTAATGTATCCGAACATGTTAACGATTGCTTGGGGCCTCTGGATGCGGAGGATAAACAAGATCAAGACCTTGTCATTGCAGATAAAAAAGGACCACTTGTTGTATCAACAGGTCCAGCAGTGTTTTACCCAAATCCTCCTAACCCTTCAAAAGTTCTTTACATCAACAAGAAAGAGGCACCGCTTCTCAGGGTAGAGAGGGGTGTTCAAGTAAAGTTTTCAATCCAGGCTGGACACGATGTTGCCTTCTATATAACCTCAGATCCACTTGGTGGAAATGCTACATCGAGGAATATGTCAGAGACCATCTACTTTGGGGGCCCTGAAGCACAAGGAGTTCAAGCCACTCCCACAGAATTAGTTTGGGCTCCTGATAGGAACACGCCAGATTTAGTTTACTATCAGTCTCTGTATGCTCAGAAAATGGGGTGGAAAGTTCAAGTGGTTGATGCAGGCTTACCGGATATGTATAACAGCAGTGTAGTTCTGGATGATCAGCAGGTTACTTTCTTTTGGACGTTGGCTGAAAATTCAATCTCCATTGCAGCTCGAGGGGAGAAAAAGAGTGGTTATTTGGCACTTGGTTTTGGTCGTGGTATGGTGAATAGTTATGCATACGTGGGCTGGGTTGATGACACTGGTAAAGGGAAGGTAAGCACATACTGGATAGATGGAAGAGATGCTTCCAATATTCACCCAACTAATGAGAGTCTGACACACGTAAGATGCAAGTCGGAGAATGGCATTATTACTATGGAATTCACCCGTCCACTACGTCCATCTTGTGATCTGGATGATAAGCCGGAGTGCAATAATATTGTTGATCCTACGACACCACTCAAAGTCATCTGGGCCATGGGTGCTCAATGGTCAGATGACCATCTGAGTGTGAGAAATATGCACTCCGTCACAAGCAGCAGGCCTATCAGAGTGCTGCTCATGCGTGGTTCAGCAGAAGCAGAGGAGGATTTACGGCCTGTGCTAGCTGTACATGGGTTTATGATGTTTCTGGCTTGGGGAATATTGCTGCCAGGTGGTATTTTAGCAGCTAGATATTTGAAACATGTCAAGGGAGATGGGTGGTTTCAGATTCATGTTTATCTACAGTATTCTGGATTATCAATTGTCTTCCTTGGCTTTCTCTTTGCTGTAGCTGAACTTCGTGGTTTGAGTTTCAGCTCCCTTCACGTTAAGTTTGGAATGCTGGCCGTAGTTCTTGCTATTGCACAACCTATCAATGCATACCTACGACCTAAGAAACCTGGAGCAGGGGAGGAGGTTTCTTCAAAACGGCGTCTTTGGGAGTATGCCCATGTCATTGTTGGCAGGGGTGCCATTGTTGTTGGGATTGCAGCTCTTATAACTGGAATGAAGCATTTAGGAGAGAGGTATGATGAAGAAGTTAATAAGCTGATGTGGGCTTTAATTCTGTGGATTCTTGCTGGTGCTTTGACAGCAATATATCTGGAGTATCGTGAGAGGAAGAGAAGGCGAGATAGATTATCCGGCAGAAGTAATTGGGTTCTGGGTAGTGGTGAAGAGGAGGACATTGACCTCCTCAGTCCAAGCCAGGTAAGGGCAGACAAAGACTCAGGTTCCTCTGATCGCATGGAAGTTCAGCTAGAACCAATAAGCAGATAA